The following proteins are encoded in a genomic region of Phycodurus eques isolate BA_2022a chromosome 11, UOR_Pequ_1.1, whole genome shotgun sequence:
- the LOC133410103 gene encoding E3 ubiquitin-protein ligase TRIM69-like, translating to MGTVEETLKCPACQDLFTDPVKLPCRHDFCLTCIQTVCEEGPLFCPECQILLPPNLTLEIDASLQSKVKDFMIKSSTPVLPTEIKSSLTIFCDHCIETPSEAIRTCLTCDASLCQAHALLHQQRSALREHTVVEVTQDLLSLKCKEHRDELKLFCLEERVPVCCLCVLRMLETTVKQLLQMRCEAENAIKDLEFMYTQTVMSSADFRERISDKYNRIRVVLDGDERLMMQIIDAEEECMSEWLEAQRGIMDARIKEIDDLRVSSKLLLQETHDLSFIQQITAQNLCDPPKLAPIQQIDKELSEPDKLRTIEKLVDDLSVALSQHFPRMWSYLSCPALDLKTAHPKLEISQDGRQVCWGVQPDSRAPTTQPYDSQYSVLTQKSFITGQHYWEVIVQEKPYWLIGVTTGPVTGDVGLSLRPSGLGVNKTSWCIYHGEGQYMACHDTQEKQLQIGKKVRKLGILANLPKGELSFYNADTVTLLHSFCVESKEPLFPMFNPCIDVNGLNRHPLTMFWIKDPWDWSVNTDGGDE from the exons ATGGGGACCGTTGAAGAAACGTTGAAGTGCCCTGCCTGCCAGGATTTATTCACGGATCCTGTGAAACTCCCATGCAGACATGACTTTTGTCTGACCTGCATCCAGACTGTCTGTGAGGAAGGTCCTCTTTTCTGCCCAGAGTGTCAGATCCTGCTACCACCCAACCTCACACTGGAGATAGATGCAAGCCTTCAAAGCAAAGTGAAGGATTTCATGATCAAATCATCAACACCGGTGCTACCGACAGAAATCAAATCTTCTTTAACTATCTTCTGTGACCACTGCATAGAGACGCCATCAGAAGCTATTAGGACCTGCCTGACCTGTGACGCCTCACTATGCCAAGCTCATGCCCTGTTGCACCAGCAAAGATCAGCACTGAGGGAGCACACTGTGGTGGAGGTGACACAGGATCTGCTGTCTTTAAAATGCAAAGAGCACCGTGACGAGCTAAAGCTCTTTTGCTTGGAGGAGCGAGTCCCTGTTTGCTGTTTGTGCGTCCTG AGGATGTTGGAGACAACTGTGAAACAACTGCTGCAGATGAGATGCGAAGCAGAGAACGCCATTAAGGACTTGGAGTTCATGTATACACAAACAGTG ATGTCTTCAGCGGACTTCAGAGAAAGAATATCAGACAAGTACAACAGGATCCGAGTTGTGCTGGATGGCGACGAGCGTCTGATGATGCAGATCATTGACGCAGAGGAGGAATGTATGAGCGAGTGGCTGGAAGCACAGAGAGGAATCATGGACGCTCGCATCAAGGAGATAGATGACCTAAGAGTTTCCAGTAAACTACTCCTACAAGAAACACATGACTTGAGCTTCATTCAG caaatCACCGCACAGAATCTGTG TGACCCTCCAAAGTTGGCACCCATTCAGCAAATAGACAAAGAGCTGTCTGAGCCTGACAAGCTAAGAACAATAGAGAAGCTGGTGGATGACCTGTCAGTGGCTCTGTCTCAGCACTTTCCCCGAATGTGGTCCT ATCTAAGTTGTCCTGCTCTCGACTTGAAAACAGCCCACCCAAAGCTGGAGATATCGCAGGATGGGAGACAAGTGTGCTGGGGAGTGCAACCTGACAGTCGGGCTCCAACCACACAGCCATATGATTCCCAATACAGTGTCTTGACTCAGAAGAGTTTTATAACTGGACAACACTACTGGGAAGTCATTGTACAGGAGAAACCGTACTGGCTGATCGGTGTCACCACTGGTCCGGTCACTGGAGACGTTGGTCTGAGTCTGAGGCCTTCTGGTCTGGGTGTGAATAAGACTTCCTGGTGCATATACCATGGTGAGGGACAGTACATGGCGTGCCATGACACCCAGGAAAAACAGCTACAAATTGGAAAGAAAGTCAGAAAGTTGGGCATACTGGCAAATCTCCCAAAGGGGGAGCTGTCGTTCTACAATGCAGACACCGTGACCCTGCTACACTCTTTCTGTGTGGAGAGCAAAGAGCCTCTTTTCCCAATGTTTAACCCCTGCATTGATGTAAATGGACTGAACAGGCATCCCCTGACCATGTTTTGGATTAAGGACCCCTGGGATTGGAGTGTCAACACAGATGGAGGCGACGAGTGA
- the LOC133410102 gene encoding probable E3 ubiquitin-protein ligase TRIML1, with protein MGMNDPSIFTQPSAWLLDISLTLGDRLSEDKVAFMGRSVIAFQYLHHSLQELLKIHQEYLKRQREVVKDQQNNLAVQQSEITKKSYVLKESIIRKHLEIQAILDKDLRTTLSHLEAEERAAVSALDWLMERNWSLIQEIEQDLAGITGTLDHVDTHADATSFLSCLDHQGRVPDVLNSSERCSVSLEEAKAEQIVSLTNNMLLLISSLTPTMKTLVKSYSSDVCLDPDTAHPKLLISPKGDSVTYTDTWKELPDTPSRFDTTLNVISLQSFSFGCHYWEIDVTGKTYWELGVTYPSIPRKGTAEDCWLGRGDESWCVEFFDGEYTAWHQGVPHRLLVTKHLCRIGILCNFPAGSVMFLGADDMSPLFCFCAGSFSDSLHLAVCPGHAHNGTNEKPIVICNATSQAPLV; from the exons CTCACTTACACTGGGTGATAGGTTGTCTGAGGACAAGGTGGCTTTTATGGGCCGATCG GTTATTGCATTTCAATATTTGCACCATTCTCTGCAGGAGTTGTTAAAAATTCATCAAGAATATCTAAAGAGGCAGAGGGAGGTGGTGAAAGACCAACAGAACAACCTGGCCGTGCAACAATCGGAAATCACC AAAAAGTCCTATGTGCTAAAGGAGAGCATAATAAGAAAACACCTGGAGATCCAAGCCATCCTGGATAAGGACCTGAGGACCACACTGTCACACCTGGAGGCCGAGGAGCGTGCTGCTGTCTCAGCTCTGGACTGGCTCATGGAGAGGAACTGGTCTCTGATCCAGGAGATAGAACAGGACCTGGCTGGAATCACAGGGACACTGGACCACGTGGACACGCATGCTGATGCAACG TCTTTCCTCTCATGCCTCGACCACCAAGGCAG AGTGCCAGATGTGCTCAACAGCTCAGAGCGTTGCAGTgtgagcttggaagaggccaaaGCTGAGCAGATTGTCAGCCTCACCAACAACATGCTTCTGCTCATCTCCTCCCTCACACCTACTATGAAGACTCTTGTGAAAAGCT ATTCAAGTGACGTGTGCTTGGATCCAGACACAGCTCATCCCAAGCTGCTCATCTCTCCTAAAGGTGACAGTGTCACCTACACAGACACGTGGAAGGAGCTTCCTGACACCCCTTCACGCTTTGACACCACTCTTAACGTCATCAGCTTGCAAAGCTTCAGCTTTGGCTGTCATTACTGGGAGATAGACGTGACTGGCAAGACCTACTGGGAGCTTGGCGTCACGTATCCCAGCATTCCACGCAAGGGCACAGCTGAGGACTGCTGGCTGGGTCGAGGAGATGAATCGTGGTGTGTGGAGTTTTTTGACGGGGAATATACAGCCTGGCACCAAGGCGTGCCCCATAGGCTGCTTGTCACGAAACACTTGTGTCGAATTGGAATTTTGTGTAATTTCCCAGCTGGGTCAGTGATGTTTCTCGGTGCAGACGATAtgtcaccgctgttctgcttcTGTGCAGGGAGCTTCTCCGATAGCCTCCACCTGGCCGTGTGTCCTGGCCATGCCCACAACGGAACCAATGAAAAACCAATTGTAATCTGTAATGCAACATCTCAAGCTCCACTTGTTTAa
- the aldh18a1 gene encoding delta-1-pyrroline-5-carboxylate synthase isoform X1, which translates to MFARLRLCTHFPPRIRQVKVSNATIRTFSQTKFSHPRSHGKSFAHRSELKQAKRIVVKLGSAVVTRGDECGLALGRLASIVEQVAMLQNQGREMMIVTSGAVAFGKQRLRHEILLSQSVRQALHSGQNQLKEMAIPVLEARACAAAGQSGLMALYEAMFTQYSICTAQILVTNLDFHDEQKRRNLNSTLLELLRMNIVPIINTNDAVVAPPVPNSDLQGVNVISIKDNDSLAARLAVEMKVDLLIALSDVQGLYDSPPGTDDAKLIDIFYPGDQQSITYGTKSRVGIGGMEAKVKAALWALQGGSSVVIANGTDPKVTGHVITDIVEGKKVGTFFSEVKPAGPTVEQQTEMARHAGRTLASLLPEQRGEIICSLAELLTEKKDEILSANKRDMEIATASGRFSQALIDRLSLSTAKLNSLAIGLRQLAVSSRDSVGRVLRRTRIANNLELEQITVPIGVLLVIFESRPDCLPQVSALAIASGNALLLKGGKEASNTNRILHQLTQEALSIHGVADAIQLVSTREEVEDLCRLDKVIDLIIPRGSSQLVRDIQRAAKGIPVLGHSEGVCHVYIDSEASIDKAIDIVRDSKCDYPAACNAMETLLIHRDLLRTPIFDQIIDMLRTEHVKIHAGPRFASYLTFGPSEVKSLRIEYGDLECCIEVVDSMQEAVDHIHKYGSSHTDVIVTENEETAEQFLQQVDSACVFFNSSSRFADGYRFGLGAEVGISTARIHARGPVGLEGLLTTKWVLRGEGHTVADFSEQGSMKYLHENIPVPQGLQLGSCPN; encoded by the exons ATGTTTGCCAGACTCCGCTTGTGCACACACTTTCCACCCAGAATTCGGCAAGTGAAAGTCAGCAATGCCACTATCAGAACATTTTCCCAAACAAAAT TCTCCCACCCACGCTCCCATGGCAAGTCTTTTGCCCATCGGAGTGAGTTGAAGCAAGCCAAACGCATCGTGGTGAAATTAGGGAGTGCTGTGGTGACACGGGGAGATGAATGCGGCCTGGCCCTGGGGCGACTGGCCTCCATAGTTGAGCAG GTGGCCATGCTGCAGAATCAAGGCAGGGAGATGATGATTGTCACCAGTGGTGCTGTGGCATTTGGAAAGCAGAGATTAAGACATGAAATCCTGCTCTCCCAAAGTGTCAGACAAGCTTTGCATTCTGGTCAGAACCAGCTGAAGGAAATG GCAATTCCAGTTTTGGAGGCAAGGGCTTGTGCAGCTGCTGGACAGAGTGGTCTGATGGCGTTGTACGAAGCCATGTTTACTCAGTATAGCATCTGCACTGCACAA ATTTTAGTTACAAACCTGGATTTTCATGACGAGCAGAAGCGACGCAACCTTAACAGCACCCTTCTTGAACTTCTCCGGATGAACATAGTTCCCATCATTAACACCAATGATGCTGTTGTGGCACCCCCTGTTCCCAACAGTGACCTGCAGGGGGTAAAT GTTATAAGCATCAAAGATAATGACAGTTTAGCTGCCCGTCTGGCTGTTGAAATGAAAGTGGACCTCCTAATTGCCCTGTCAGATGTTCAAG GCCTATATGACAGTCCCCCAGGAACAGATGATGCCAAACTCATTGATATCTTCTATCCTGGAGACCAGCAGTCAATCACTTATGGAACAAAGTCCAGAGTTGGCATTGGCGGCATGGAAGCCAAG GTCAAAGCAGCCCTGTGGGCACTACAAGGTGGGTCATCTGTGGTTATTGCCAACGGCACGGATCCCAAAGTCACAGGCCATGTCATCACAGACATTGTGGAGGGGAAGAAAGTTGGCACGTTCTTCTCTGAAGTAAAACCAGCAG GTCCCACTGTGGAACAGCAGACAGAGATGGCCCGTCATGCCGGAAGAACTCTGGCTTCTTTGCTTCCAGAGCAG AGAGGTGAAATCATCTGCAGTCTTGCTGAGTTGCTTACAGAGAAGAAGGATGAGATTCTGAGTGCTAACAAGAGAGACATGGAGATAGCAACAGCATCAG GTCGTTTCTCCCAGGCTCTCATCGACCGGTTGAGTCTGTCAACAGCTAAACTGAACAGCCTGGCCATCGGCCTGCGTCAGCTGGCTGTGTCTTCCAGGGATAGCGTGGGTCGGGTGCTGCGGAGGACCAGGATTGCAAACAATTTAGAGTTGGAGCAGATCACTGTCCCCATTGGTGTCCTGCTGGTTATCTTTGAGTCACGTCCTGACTGCCTCCCACAG GTATCTGCTTTGGCCATTGCCAGTGGAAATGCTTTGCTGCTGAAGGGTGGCAAGGAAGCTTCCAACACCAACAGAATTCTGCATCAACTCACCCAGGAAGCACTTTCCATTCATGGAGTAGCAGATGCTATTCAACTG GTTAGCACACGAGAAGAAGTTGAAGATTTGTGCAGACTGGACAAAGTAATTGACCTGATCATCCCAAGAGGGTCGTCTCAGTTGGTGCGAGACatacagagagcagcaaagGGTATTCCCGTACTGGGCCACAGTGAGGGTGTCTGTCATGTTTACATTGACAGTGAAGCAAGCATTGACAAAGCCATTGACATTG TCCGAGACTCTAAATGTGACTACCCTGCGGCCTGCAATGCCATGGAAACTCTCCTCATTCATAGAGACCTGTTGCGAACTCCAATATTTGACCAAATTATCGATATGCTGAGGACAGAACAT GTAAAGATACACGCCGGTCCCCGGTTTGCATCGTATTTAACGTTCGGCCCATCTGAGGTGAAGTCCCTGCGGATAGAATATGGGGATCTGGAGTGCTGCATCGAAGTGGTGGACAGCATGCAGGAGGCTGTGGACCATATCCATAAATATGGCAGCTCCCACACCGATGTCATTGTTACAGAAAATGAAGAGACAGCTGAACAGTTTCTGCAGCAAGTGGATAGTGCGTGTGTATTCTTCAACTCAAGTTCTCGCTTTGCTGATGGCTACCGCTTTGGTCTAG GTGCTGAGGTGGGGATCAGCACAGCACGCATCCATGCCAGAGGTCCAGTGGGTTTAGAGGGGCTTCTGACCACCAAATGGGTCCTTCGAGGAGAAGGTCATACTGTGGCTGACTTCTCTGAGCAAGGAAGTATGAAATACCTTCATGAAAACATCCCTGTTCCCCAAGGGCTTCAGCTCGGCTCTTGTCCAAACTGA
- the aldh18a1 gene encoding delta-1-pyrroline-5-carboxylate synthase isoform X2 — protein sequence MFARLRLCTHFPPRIRQVKVSNATIRTFSQTKFSHPRSHGKSFAHRSELKQAKRIVVKLGSAVVTRGDECGLALGRLASIVEQVAMLQNQGREMMIVTSGAVAFGKQRLRHEILLSQSVRQALHSGQNQLKEMAIPVLEARACAAAGQSGLMALYEAMFTQYSICTAQILVTNLDFHDEQKRRNLNSTLLELLRMNIVPIINTNDAVVAPPVPNSDLQGVISIKDNDSLAARLAVEMKVDLLIALSDVQGLYDSPPGTDDAKLIDIFYPGDQQSITYGTKSRVGIGGMEAKVKAALWALQGGSSVVIANGTDPKVTGHVITDIVEGKKVGTFFSEVKPAGPTVEQQTEMARHAGRTLASLLPEQRGEIICSLAELLTEKKDEILSANKRDMEIATASGRFSQALIDRLSLSTAKLNSLAIGLRQLAVSSRDSVGRVLRRTRIANNLELEQITVPIGVLLVIFESRPDCLPQVSALAIASGNALLLKGGKEASNTNRILHQLTQEALSIHGVADAIQLVSTREEVEDLCRLDKVIDLIIPRGSSQLVRDIQRAAKGIPVLGHSEGVCHVYIDSEASIDKAIDIVRDSKCDYPAACNAMETLLIHRDLLRTPIFDQIIDMLRTEHVKIHAGPRFASYLTFGPSEVKSLRIEYGDLECCIEVVDSMQEAVDHIHKYGSSHTDVIVTENEETAEQFLQQVDSACVFFNSSSRFADGYRFGLGAEVGISTARIHARGPVGLEGLLTTKWVLRGEGHTVADFSEQGSMKYLHENIPVPQGLQLGSCPN from the exons ATGTTTGCCAGACTCCGCTTGTGCACACACTTTCCACCCAGAATTCGGCAAGTGAAAGTCAGCAATGCCACTATCAGAACATTTTCCCAAACAAAAT TCTCCCACCCACGCTCCCATGGCAAGTCTTTTGCCCATCGGAGTGAGTTGAAGCAAGCCAAACGCATCGTGGTGAAATTAGGGAGTGCTGTGGTGACACGGGGAGATGAATGCGGCCTGGCCCTGGGGCGACTGGCCTCCATAGTTGAGCAG GTGGCCATGCTGCAGAATCAAGGCAGGGAGATGATGATTGTCACCAGTGGTGCTGTGGCATTTGGAAAGCAGAGATTAAGACATGAAATCCTGCTCTCCCAAAGTGTCAGACAAGCTTTGCATTCTGGTCAGAACCAGCTGAAGGAAATG GCAATTCCAGTTTTGGAGGCAAGGGCTTGTGCAGCTGCTGGACAGAGTGGTCTGATGGCGTTGTACGAAGCCATGTTTACTCAGTATAGCATCTGCACTGCACAA ATTTTAGTTACAAACCTGGATTTTCATGACGAGCAGAAGCGACGCAACCTTAACAGCACCCTTCTTGAACTTCTCCGGATGAACATAGTTCCCATCATTAACACCAATGATGCTGTTGTGGCACCCCCTGTTCCCAACAGTGACCTGCAGGGG GTTATAAGCATCAAAGATAATGACAGTTTAGCTGCCCGTCTGGCTGTTGAAATGAAAGTGGACCTCCTAATTGCCCTGTCAGATGTTCAAG GCCTATATGACAGTCCCCCAGGAACAGATGATGCCAAACTCATTGATATCTTCTATCCTGGAGACCAGCAGTCAATCACTTATGGAACAAAGTCCAGAGTTGGCATTGGCGGCATGGAAGCCAAG GTCAAAGCAGCCCTGTGGGCACTACAAGGTGGGTCATCTGTGGTTATTGCCAACGGCACGGATCCCAAAGTCACAGGCCATGTCATCACAGACATTGTGGAGGGGAAGAAAGTTGGCACGTTCTTCTCTGAAGTAAAACCAGCAG GTCCCACTGTGGAACAGCAGACAGAGATGGCCCGTCATGCCGGAAGAACTCTGGCTTCTTTGCTTCCAGAGCAG AGAGGTGAAATCATCTGCAGTCTTGCTGAGTTGCTTACAGAGAAGAAGGATGAGATTCTGAGTGCTAACAAGAGAGACATGGAGATAGCAACAGCATCAG GTCGTTTCTCCCAGGCTCTCATCGACCGGTTGAGTCTGTCAACAGCTAAACTGAACAGCCTGGCCATCGGCCTGCGTCAGCTGGCTGTGTCTTCCAGGGATAGCGTGGGTCGGGTGCTGCGGAGGACCAGGATTGCAAACAATTTAGAGTTGGAGCAGATCACTGTCCCCATTGGTGTCCTGCTGGTTATCTTTGAGTCACGTCCTGACTGCCTCCCACAG GTATCTGCTTTGGCCATTGCCAGTGGAAATGCTTTGCTGCTGAAGGGTGGCAAGGAAGCTTCCAACACCAACAGAATTCTGCATCAACTCACCCAGGAAGCACTTTCCATTCATGGAGTAGCAGATGCTATTCAACTG GTTAGCACACGAGAAGAAGTTGAAGATTTGTGCAGACTGGACAAAGTAATTGACCTGATCATCCCAAGAGGGTCGTCTCAGTTGGTGCGAGACatacagagagcagcaaagGGTATTCCCGTACTGGGCCACAGTGAGGGTGTCTGTCATGTTTACATTGACAGTGAAGCAAGCATTGACAAAGCCATTGACATTG TCCGAGACTCTAAATGTGACTACCCTGCGGCCTGCAATGCCATGGAAACTCTCCTCATTCATAGAGACCTGTTGCGAACTCCAATATTTGACCAAATTATCGATATGCTGAGGACAGAACAT GTAAAGATACACGCCGGTCCCCGGTTTGCATCGTATTTAACGTTCGGCCCATCTGAGGTGAAGTCCCTGCGGATAGAATATGGGGATCTGGAGTGCTGCATCGAAGTGGTGGACAGCATGCAGGAGGCTGTGGACCATATCCATAAATATGGCAGCTCCCACACCGATGTCATTGTTACAGAAAATGAAGAGACAGCTGAACAGTTTCTGCAGCAAGTGGATAGTGCGTGTGTATTCTTCAACTCAAGTTCTCGCTTTGCTGATGGCTACCGCTTTGGTCTAG GTGCTGAGGTGGGGATCAGCACAGCACGCATCCATGCCAGAGGTCCAGTGGGTTTAGAGGGGCTTCTGACCACCAAATGGGTCCTTCGAGGAGAAGGTCATACTGTGGCTGACTTCTCTGAGCAAGGAAGTATGAAATACCTTCATGAAAACATCCCTGTTCCCCAAGGGCTTCAGCTCGGCTCTTGTCCAAACTGA
- the LOC133409654 gene encoding hyaluronan-binding protein 2-like yields the protein MNLKLLFFCLFLAVILIPAEMKRDKHKKHRYNLRRHNDDPLQVGPHKHGKHAKRRERFNDIINDVFLGNLRDTLDDDDDDDDDDPSEWLLDLQDPAGQCNPNPCQNHGVCKEKAKKKFKCDCPKHFKGRRCEKGPKFCKRGLCGCGECVLTSTRPFYECKCKHPFMPPYCRTYAVCEPNPCKNGGQCIKDGNDFDCECPSGFRGRFCHVGPNDCYEDDGESYRGTVSETVDGDECLYWNSHFILEKGMYPFNSFEDSDGLGPHNFCRNSDGDLTPWCFFRRGRKLLWNYCDVNECSEDGIATPAHPAPSASPASPEPAPPKPTTPVPTQMTIEPPQPSDASPTLTPSLKTFSTCGKPQPKIVITRIFGGLKVPPGALPWQVSLQVRPKRSTQLYKHICGGVLIESCWILTAGHCIERENDMQVVMGGLSLDTDEPTEQIFNVEEAIVHENYRETPVSVHNDIALLRLEGADGVCANETQFVKAACLPESPLADGEECTISGWGATEESNYGSNHLLEANVLLINQDKCSEDNIYGSALDNGMFCAGHLQGGVDSCQGDSGGPLTCEHNNTHVVYGLVSWGDQCGKKNKPGVYSRVTHFLDWIKSKTQESS from the exons ATGAATCTGAAGCTCCTCTTCTTTTGCCTCTTTCTTGCTGTGATTCTCATCCCTGCTGAA ATGAAGCGTGACAAGCACAAAAAACATCGTTATAATCTTCGTCGTCATAACGATGATCCTCTTCAAGTTGGGCCTCATAAACATGGAAAACATGCGAAAAGGAGAGAACGgtttaatgacataattaatg ACGTGTTCTTAGGAAATTTGAGAGATActcttgatgatgatgacgacgatgatgatgatgacccaAGTGAATGGCTTCTTGACCTTCAAGATCCAGCAG GCCAATGTAACCCAAACCCTTGCCAAAATCATGGCGTTTGCAAGgagaaagcaaagaaaaaattCAAATGTGACTGTCCAAAACATTTCAAGGGAAGACGATGTGAGAAAG GACCAAAGTTTTGCAAGAGAGGTTTATGTGGCTGTGGTGagtgtgtgctgacttccaCTCGACCATTTTATGAGTGCAAATGCAAGCATCCCTTCATGCCTCCATACTGTAGAACAT atGCTGTCTGTGAGCCTAATCCGTGTAAGAATGGTGGACAGTGCATCAAGGATGGTAACGACTTTGATTGCGAGTGTCCTTCAGGTTTCAGAGGTCGTTTTTGCCACGTCG GCCCAAATGACTGTTATGAAGATGATGGAGAGTCATATCGTGGTACCGTGAGTGAGACAGTTGATGGTGATGAGTGTCTCTACTGGAACTCTCATTTCATCCTGGAGAAAGGAATGTATCCTTTCAACTCTTTTGAGGACAGCGACGGCCTTGGCCCTCACAACTTTTGCAG AAACTCAGATGGTGACTTGACGCCGTGGTGTTTCTTCAGAAGAGGCCGAAAGCTGCTGTGGAACTATTGTGATGTAAATGAATGTTCTGAAG ATGGAATTGCCACCCCAGCTCACCCTGCACCTTCAGCTTCTCCAGCATCTCCTGAGCCAGCTCCTCCAAAGCCAACAACACCTGTCCCAACCCAAATGACCATCGAGCCTCCACAACCTAGTGACGCCTCACCCACTCTCACACCTTCTCTAAAAACGTTCAGCACTTGTGGGAAACCTCAGCCAAAGATAGTCATCACCCGAATCTTTGGGGGATTGAAGGTACCCCCTGGGGCATTACCTTGGCAGGTGTCCCTGCAAGTGAGGCCCAAGAGATCCACTCAGTTGTACAAGCACATCTGTGGAGGCGTTCTCATCGAAAGCTGCTGGATACTGACAGCTGGACACTGCAT TGAACGGGAAAATGACATGCAGGTGGTTATGGGAGGGCTCTCTCTGGACACTGATGAGCCCACTGAACAGATCTTTAATGTTGAAGAGGCCATTGTGCATGAGAACTATAGGGAGACTCCAGTATCAGTCCACAATGACATCG CGTTGCTGCGACTGGAAGGTGCTGATGGTGTTTGTGCCAATGAGACCCAGTTTGTGAAGGCAGCCTGTCTGCCTGAGAGCCCACTAGCTGATGGGGAGGAATGTACCATTTCTGGGTGGGGTGCCACTGAGGAAT CGAACTATGGTTCCAACCATTTGCTGGAGGCCAATGTTCTGCTGATCAACCAGGACAAATGCTCCGAAGACAACATTTATGGCTCAGCTTTGGATAATGGCATGTTCTGCGCTGGACATCTACAAGGAGGTGTCGATTCCTGCCAG GGTGACTCTGGAGGACCGCTGACCTGTGAGCACAACAACACCCATGTTGTTTATGGTTTGGTGAGCTGGGGAGACCAATGTGGAAAGAAGAATAAACCTGGGGTATACTCACGGGTCACTCATTTCCTGGACTGGATCAAATCAAAGACTCAAGAATCATCATAA